The following coding sequences are from one Trichoplusia ni isolate ovarian cell line Hi5 chromosome 15, tn1, whole genome shotgun sequence window:
- the LOC113501043 gene encoding carboxy-terminal domain RNA polymerase II polypeptide A small phosphatase 1 — MDASSIITQVSRDDEQLNNYGSDRGSSPGGQHNEGDGTPVSGSAPLGSKKSSGSGGFLRSLLCCWRGGRGKGPPGSNGANSIDGRASPLPQERGLLVMAEHAPRPLLPPVRHQDMHKKCMVIDLDETLVHSSFKPINNADFVVPVEIDGAVHQVYVLKRPHVDEFLRRCGELYECVLFTASLAKYADPVADLLDRWGVFRARLFRDSCVFHRGNYVKDLNSLGRDLRRVVIVDNSPASYIFHPDNAVPVASWFDDMTDSELLDLIPFFEKLSKVESVYTVLRNSNHPYNAAAPPSPPT; from the exons atgGACGCATCGTCCATTATAACTCAGGTGTCACGGGATGACGAGCAATTAAACAATTATGGATCCGACAGAG GGTCATCCCCTGGCGGCCAGCATAATGAGGGGGATGGTACGCCGGTGTCAGGGTCTGCCCCATTGGGCAGCAAAAAGTCCAGTGGGAGCGGTGGGTTCCTGCGGTCGTTGCTGTGCTGTTGGCGCGGCGGACGAGGCAAAGGCCCGCCCGGCAGCAATGGCGCGAACAGCATCGATGGCCGAGCCTCGCCGCTCCCTCAGGAGCGGGGGCTCCTGGTCATGGCGGAGCACGCCCCACGACCCCTGTTGCCGCCAGTGAGACACCAGGACATGCATAAAAAGTGTATGGTCATTGATCTTGATGAGACGTTAGTTCACAGCTCTTTTAAG CCGATAAACAACGCGGACTTCGTAGTGCCGGTCGAGATAGACGGCGCGGTCCACCAGGTGTACGTGCTGAAGCGGCCGCACGTCGACGAGTTCCTCCGGCGCTGCGGCGAGCTGTACGAGTGTGTGCTGTTCACTGCGTCGCTCGCTAAATACGCTGATCCCGTCGCTGATCTATTGGACAG ATGGGGCGTCTTCCGCGCGCGGTTGTTCCGCGACAGCTGCGTGTTCCACCGCGGCAACTACGTGAAGGACCTGAACAGCCTCGGTCGCGACCTCCGGCGTGTCGTCATCGTCGACAACTCGCCCGCCTCCTACATATTCCATCCTGATAATGCT GTACCTGTGGCGTCATGGTTCGACGACATGACGGACTCGGAGCTGCTGGACCTGATCCCGTTCTTCGAGAAGCTCAGCAAGGTGGAGAGCGTGTACACGGTGCTGCGCAACTCCAACCACCCGTACAACGCGGCCGCGCCGCCCTCGCCGCCCACATAG
- the LOC113501041 gene encoding alsin isoform X2 yields the protein MMSQHNFWRGLTPLNVAPSQQVPDKIVKLCALGPDFIVLGNDHGLYHCEIIDNCSNFKKVSGILAIDISYHNDILYFIDVHGRLFKTNTSFKNKEEIIVKEDAKCCPHGFKSSSYKVKFRNVVTSDFGQLFISSDGQLWGSGVMPQISLDTSSVKKIPFFEGRTVYSASVGQNFAAVIARKNVRRSGNCDTESDNDDEEVFASNCSQCQTIIGLASPASVPSLSETCPLGVQISKSSEDSSSTTPPQTDVHIDAHSLTEDSSPSSEESKIARTNSQKNTNLDTDLNFQDAKSDADDQTDKESETDEACGDKINNIFINTDAARQFLSRQLSWVSAGEDYLVEYTEKPTRIIKENVSNLTNFVYEGVKTVGDKVATLSRHVSGSSDNNDAVELQMRSHHEELNSLMYSCTSNCNLEDLHFSTSTLSSEKEYEAARKRENLKNMSKLGKNILGTELWTWGDISYGQLGVGDTIKRIKPMVVMSLSGFGLQKVSCGKWHCSALTLDGRLFMWGYNQFHQVCFESREDRSGPKQFTENSDSDRVRDMIATDHHTLAYTHNENIFYMGKHTEGFTDSIVNLNIKRGNETDSPKDTTVKVTDIPNFITKPQNMCYHWRILSSGNISYCSVEESSKCPEFQDLSIAQRYLEEMLLIYHNLIKPFLKKSKVITSHSNIYETVCDIFGDIINITALNVLSMWQYAEKHINECDISLIKNLEEFIYLYRKYYVAVSNLIVIGGFAQINNVVDAPSSVYNLFSDQLPTNKQKNNKKTLEAIVGLAFVQPLTRLSSYKCIAQSLLRYKTKRKKVDGKSNIDERLNKVITSLDSLMDEQEKKRKEADVTKLFWETVGKSLEQYRTPERRLVRESKSRQLNLVNPGRFSSHWFVLFNDLFVHVNGSTPNVHPLETLWVEPIPNTDSLQNVIQLTTPEEIISVSTATEQEKTEWIHSLNTSIRLVLNKDNFKPPAIRTASHTFSSKNIFYKDAKYTGRWLDGKIHGSGKVEWPDGKLYVGQFQMNSLCGHGKMEIPNVGIYEGQWKDNLQNGYGIMKYTTGDIYEGYFKDGSPHGHGIKKQGDFTSSSATIYTGEWVNGVRQGYGVMDDIGKGEKYLGNWSDNKKHGCGLIVTLDGIYYEGLFMQDILTGHGVMVFEDGTHYEGEFRSAGVFSGKGILTFSSGDKIEGSLSGAWTEGVKISNATMHLNVSNPVPPTNSKPNSFGKLSVAPNQKWNALFRQCFLHCLGVSESLLTPTGNHLANGSSNTIDNVKIWQNVAVALSCSHKERNKMSKKKGNDMERSVDCLEVIPEFGQKTLDLENYMELKQYLYNACESTHHPLGLLVLGVTNAFNTTYGGVRVHPLLLSHAVKELKSITSRLYQVVRLLFPALPPEGADAVLSYKVKEEGDDEETNPIDGEVVSAASLLQPTLLPRVHPALFVLYALHNKREDDLYWRRLLKWNRQPDLTLMAFLGIDPKFWVGYTHPNNQLSPTSPIKEQLFQEAVETLQQLKTTFSPIEKLLVIRSTFQKMTIAVQQELGQNYLWSMDELFPVFHFVVVRARILQLGSEIHFIEDFLEPAMQHGELGLMFTTLKACYFQILQEKMSIN from the exons ATGATGAGTCAACATAATTTCTGGAGAGGATTAACACCGTTGAATGTGGCACCTTCTCAGCAAGTTCCagataaaattgtaaaactgTGTGCACTCGGCCCAGACTTTATTGTGTTAGGCAATGACCATGGGCTTTATCACTGCGAAATAATTGACAATTGCTCGAATTTCAAAAAAGTCAGCGGGATTTTAGCAATAGACATATCATATCACAATGATATTCTGTATTTTATAGATGTCCATGGAAGACTTTTTAAGACAAAtactagttttaaaaataaagaagaaattattGTTAAGGAGGATGCCAAGTGTTGCCCTCACGGTTTTAAAAGTTCCAGTTATAAAGTGAAGTTCAGAAATGTAGTGACTAGTGATTTTGGACAGCTATTTATCAGTAGTGATGGGCAGCTTTGGGGTTCTGGGGTTATGCCCCAAATATCATTAGACACAAGTAGTGTTAAGAAAATTCCGTTTTTTGAAGGAAGGACTGTTTATAGTGCATCAGTTGGTCAAAACTTTGCAGCAGTTATAGCTAGGAAGAATGTGAGAAGGTCTGGTAACTGTGATACAGAGAGTGACAATGATGATGAAGAAGTGTTTGCATCAAACTGCTCACAATGCCAGACAATAATAGGCCTAGCATCCCCCGCATCCGTGCCATCGTTATCCGAAACCTGCCCCTTAGGTGTTCAAATTAGTAAGTCTAGTGAAGATTCAAGTAGTACTACGCCCCCACAAACAGATGTGCATATTGATGCACATAGTTTAACTGAAGATTCTAGTCCCTCGTCTGAGGAATCAAAAATTGCCAGAACAAActcacaaaaaaacacaaacttagATACTGATCTTAATTTTCAAGATGCCAAGTCAGATGCTGACGACCAGACAGACAAAGAAAGTGAAACAGATGAAGCTTGTGgagataaaatcaataatatatttataaacactgATGCTGCTAGACAGTTCCTGAGCAGGCAGCTTTCATGGGTGTCAGCTGGTGAAGATTACTTAGTAGAATACACAGAAAAACCCACtagaataataaaagaaaatgtatcaaaccttacaaattttgtttatgaagGTGTCAAAACGGTGGGCGACAAAGTTGCGACGTTATCGCGACATGTCAGTGGCAGCAGCGACAATAATGACGCTGTAGAGTTGCAAATGCGAAGCCACCATGAGGAGCTCAATTCTCTTATGTACAGCTGCACCTCCAACTGCAATCTTGAAGATCTACACTTCTCTACTAGCACCCTAAGCAGTGAGAAAGAATATGAAGCAGCAAGAAAAAgagaaaaccttaaaaatatgtCCAAACTTGGTAAGAATATTTTAGGTACAGAATTATGGACCTGGGGCGACATATCATATGGGCAGCTAGGAGTAGGAGACACCATCAAAAGGATAAAACCAATGGTGGTCATGAGTTTGTCAGGTTTTGGGCTACAGAAGGTATCTTGTGGTAAATGGCATTGTTCAGCCTTGACCTTGGATGGGCGACTTTTCATGTGGGGCTACAATCAGTTCCATCAAGTTTGTTTTGAGTCCAGAGAAGATAGGAGTGGTCCCAAACAGTTCACAGAGAACTCTGACAGTGATAGGGTCAGAGACATGATAGCTACAGATCACCACACTTTGGCATACACacacaatgaaaatatattttatatgggCAAGCATACAGAAGGATTCACAGATTCTATAGTCAATCTAAATATCAAGAGAGGTAATGAAACCGATAGCCCAAAAGATACAACTGTAAAAGTAACAGATATCCCAAATTTTATAACGAAACCCCAGAACATGTGTTACCATTGGCGAATATTATCGTCAGGTAACATCAGCTATTGCTCAGTAGAAGAATCGTCCAAGTGCCCAGAATTCCAAGACCTGTCTATTGCTCAAAGATATCTAGAAGAAATGCTGTTAATATATCATAATCTAATCAAACCTTTTCTTAagaaaagtaaagtaataaCTTCACATTCCAATATTTACGAAACAGTTTGTGATATTTTTGGTGACATAATAAACATAACTGCTCTGAATGTTCTCTCGATGTGGCAGTACGCCGAGAAACATATAAACGAATGTGatatttctttgataaaaaatttagaagagtttatttatttgtacagaaaGTATTACGTAGCTGTAAGCAATTTGATAGTTATTGGCGGCTTTGCGCAGATTAACAATGTGGTCGATGCGCCGTCTagtgtttataatttgtttagtgACCAACTCCCGACTAACAAgcagaaaaacaacaaaaagaccTTGGAAGCCATAGTAGGTCTAGCATTCGTTCAGCCCCTAACAAGATTGAGTTCTTATAAATGCATAGCTCAATCATTATTGAGGTAtaagacaaaaagaaaaaaggttgaCGGAAAGTCAAATATAGATGAAAGGCTAAATAAAGTTATTACGTCGCTTGATTCATTGATGGATGAACAGGAAAAGAAACGGAAGGAAGCTGACGTCACAAAGTTATTTTGGGAAACGGTAGGCAAGAGTCTGGAGCAGTATCGAACGCCTGAACGGCGACTAGTCAGAGAGTCCAAGTCGCGTCAGCTAAACTTGGTGAATCCTGGTCGCTTCTCATCTCATTGGTTCGTTCTATTCAACGACCTATTCGTCCATGTAAACGGTAGCACTCCTAACGTCCATCCTTTAGAAACGTTATGGGTGGAGCCGATCCCAAATACAGATTCGCTCCAAAATGTAATTCAACTTACTACACCAGAAGAAATTATCTCAGTATCAACGGCTACTGAACAGGAGAAAACAGAATGGATCCATTCATTAAACACGTCGATAAGACTTGTGCTAAATAAGGACAACTTCAAACCGCCGGCGATAAGGACCGCCAGTCACACgttttcaagtaaaaatattttttacaaagatgCGAAATATACAGGGCGGTGGTTGGATGGTAAAATTCATGGAAGTGGTAAAGTAGAGTGGCCTGACGGAAAACTGTATGTTGGGCAATTCCAAATGAATTCGTTATGTGGACATGGCAAAATGGAGATTCCCAATGTAG gtATTTACGAAGGTCAATGGAAGGACAATCTCCAAAACGGTTACGGTATCATGAAATACACCACAGGAGACATTTATGAGGGTTATTTCAAGGACGGTAGTCCACACGGACATGGGATCAAAAAGCAGGGGGATTTCACATCATCGTCCGCCACAATATACACAGGGGAGTGGGTCAATGGCGTGAGGCAAGGTTACGGGGTCATGGACGATATAGGAAAAGGGGAGAAGTATTTGGGAAATTGGAGCGATAATAAGAAGCATGGATGTGGCCTCATTGTGACCTTGGACGGGATTTATTACGAAGGACTGTTCATGCAGGATATTTTGACG GGTCACGGTGTAATGGTATTTGAAGATGGGACTCACTACGAAGGGGAGTTTCGATCAGCTGGTGTGTTCTCAGGGAAAGGAATACTAACATTTTCCAGTGGAGACAAAATTGAAGGGTCGCTCAGCGGAGCCTGGACTGAAGGCGTCAAAATATCGAATGCGACTATGCACTTAAATGTGTCCAATCCCGTGCCCCCAACCAATTCTAAACCTAA CTCATTCGGAAAACTAAGTGTAGCCCCAAACCAGAAATGGAACGCCCTCTTCCGTCAATGCTTCCTCCATTGTCTAGGAGTATCAGAGTCCCTACTCACTCCAACTGGCAACCACCTTGCCAATGGCTCCTCAAATACGATAGACAACGTCAAAATCTGGCAGAATGTGGCTGTGGCACTCTCCTGCTCGCATAAGGAGAGGAATAAGATGTCAAAGAAAAAAGGCAATGACATGGAGAGGTCCGTCGACTGTTTAGAAGTTATACCAGAGTTTGGACAGAAGACCTTAGATTTGGAGAATTATATGGAGCTGAAGCAGTACTTGTACAAT GCCTGCGAATCCACACACCACCCTCTCGGCCTCCTAGTATTAGGGGTAACCAACGCCTTCAACACCACATACGGCGGCGTCAGGGTCCACCCGCTACTCCTCAGCCATGCCGTCAAGGAGTTGAAGAGTATTACAAGTCGGCTGTACCAGGTGGTAAGGTTGCTGTTCCCCGCGTTACCGCCAGAGGGCGCTGATGCTGTACTCTCATATAAGGTGAAGGAAGAAGGTGATGATGAAGAAACGAATCCCATTGATGG AGAGGTGGTATCAGCGGCGTCTCTCCTACAGCCTACCTTACTACCCCGGGTACATCCCGCACTCTTCGTACTATACGCGTTACACAACAAGAGAGAAGACGACCTCTACTGGCGACGGTTGCTCAAGTGGAACAGGCAGCCAGACCTTACGCTCATGGCCTTCTTGGGCATCGATCC AAAATTCTGGGTGGGCTACACACATCCCAACAACCAGCTATCCCCAACATCACCGATAAAGGAACAGCTTTTCCAAGAAGCAGTGGAGACGTTACAACAGTTGAAGACCACCTTCTCCCCTATAGAGAAGCTCCTGGTCATCAGGAGCACCTTCCAGAAGATGACTATTGCTGTGCAGCAAGAGTTGG GTCAGAACTACCTGTGGAGTATGGACGAGTTGTTCCCGGTGTTCCACTTCGTGGTGGTGAGGGCGCGCATCCTGCAGCTGGGCTCCGAGATACACTTCATAGAGGACTTCCTCGAGCCCGCCATGCAACACGGGGAACTTGGACTCATGTTTACCACGCTCAAG GCGTGTTACTTCCAAATACTTCAAGAGAAGATGTCGATCAACTAG
- the LOC113501041 gene encoding alsin isoform X1 has protein sequence MMSQHNFWRGLTPLNVAPSQQVPDKIVKLCALGPDFIVLGNDHGLYHCEIIDNCSNFKKVSGILAIDISYHNDILYFIDVHGRLFKTNTSFKNKEEIIVKEDAKCCPHGFKSSSYKVKFRNVVTSDFGQLFISSDGQLWGSGVMPQISLDTSSVKKIPFFEGRTVYSASVGQNFAAVIARKNVRRSGNCDTESDNDDEEVFASNCSQCQTIIGLASPASVPSLSETCPLGVQISKSSEDSSSTTPPQTDVHIDAHSLTEDSSPSSEESKIARTNSQKNTNLDTDLNFQDAKSDADDQTDKESETDEACGDKINNIFINTDAARQFLSRQLSWVSAGEDYLVEYTEKPTRIIKENVSNLTNFVYEGVKTVGDKVATLSRHVSGSSDNNDAVELQMRSHHEELNSLMYSCTSNCNLEDLHFSTSTLSSEKEYEAARKRENLKNMSKLGKNILGTELWTWGDISYGQLGVGDTIKRIKPMVVMSLSGFGLQKVSCGKWHCSALTLDGRLFMWGYNQFHQVCFESREDRSGPKQFTENSDSDRVRDMIATDHHTLAYTHNENIFYMGKHTEGFTDSIVNLNIKRGNETDSPKDTTVKVTDIPNFITKPQNMCYHWRILSSGNISYCSVEESSKCPEFQDLSIAQRYLEEMLLIYHNLIKPFLKKSKVITSHSNIYETVCDIFGDIINITALNVLSMWQYAEKHINECDISLIKNLEEFIYLYRKYYVAVSNLIVIGGFAQINNVVDAPSSVYNLFSDQLPTNKQKNNKKTLEAIVGLAFVQPLTRLSSYKCIAQSLLRYKTKRKKVDGKSNIDERLNKVITSLDSLMDEQEKKRKEADVTKLFWETVGKSLEQYRTPERRLVRESKSRQLNLVNPGRFSSHWFVLFNDLFVHVNGSTPNVHPLETLWVEPIPNTDSLQNVIQLTTPEEIISVSTATEQEKTEWIHSLNTSIRLVLNKDNFKPPAIRTASHTFSSKNIFYKDAKYTGRWLDGKIHGSGKVEWPDGKLYVGQFQMNSLCGHGKMEIPNVGIYEGQWKDNLQNGYGIMKYTTGDIYEGYFKDGSPHGHGIKKQGDFTSSSATIYTGEWVNGVRQGYGVMDDIGKGEKYLGNWSDNKKHGCGLIVTLDGIYYEGLFMQDILTGHGVMVFEDGTHYEGEFRSAGVFSGKGILTFSSGDKIEGSLSGAWTEGVKISNATMHLNVSNPVPPTNSKPNSFGKLSVAPNQKWNALFRQCFLHCLGVSESLLTPTGNHLANGSSNTIDNVKIWQNVAVALSCSHKERNKMSKKKGNDMERSVDCLEVIPEFGQKTLDLENYMELKQYLYNQACESTHHPLGLLVLGVTNAFNTTYGGVRVHPLLLSHAVKELKSITSRLYQVVRLLFPALPPEGADAVLSYKVKEEGDDEETNPIDGEVVSAASLLQPTLLPRVHPALFVLYALHNKREDDLYWRRLLKWNRQPDLTLMAFLGIDPKFWVGYTHPNNQLSPTSPIKEQLFQEAVETLQQLKTTFSPIEKLLVIRSTFQKMTIAVQQELGQNYLWSMDELFPVFHFVVVRARILQLGSEIHFIEDFLEPAMQHGELGLMFTTLKACYFQILQEKMSIN, from the exons ATGATGAGTCAACATAATTTCTGGAGAGGATTAACACCGTTGAATGTGGCACCTTCTCAGCAAGTTCCagataaaattgtaaaactgTGTGCACTCGGCCCAGACTTTATTGTGTTAGGCAATGACCATGGGCTTTATCACTGCGAAATAATTGACAATTGCTCGAATTTCAAAAAAGTCAGCGGGATTTTAGCAATAGACATATCATATCACAATGATATTCTGTATTTTATAGATGTCCATGGAAGACTTTTTAAGACAAAtactagttttaaaaataaagaagaaattattGTTAAGGAGGATGCCAAGTGTTGCCCTCACGGTTTTAAAAGTTCCAGTTATAAAGTGAAGTTCAGAAATGTAGTGACTAGTGATTTTGGACAGCTATTTATCAGTAGTGATGGGCAGCTTTGGGGTTCTGGGGTTATGCCCCAAATATCATTAGACACAAGTAGTGTTAAGAAAATTCCGTTTTTTGAAGGAAGGACTGTTTATAGTGCATCAGTTGGTCAAAACTTTGCAGCAGTTATAGCTAGGAAGAATGTGAGAAGGTCTGGTAACTGTGATACAGAGAGTGACAATGATGATGAAGAAGTGTTTGCATCAAACTGCTCACAATGCCAGACAATAATAGGCCTAGCATCCCCCGCATCCGTGCCATCGTTATCCGAAACCTGCCCCTTAGGTGTTCAAATTAGTAAGTCTAGTGAAGATTCAAGTAGTACTACGCCCCCACAAACAGATGTGCATATTGATGCACATAGTTTAACTGAAGATTCTAGTCCCTCGTCTGAGGAATCAAAAATTGCCAGAACAAActcacaaaaaaacacaaacttagATACTGATCTTAATTTTCAAGATGCCAAGTCAGATGCTGACGACCAGACAGACAAAGAAAGTGAAACAGATGAAGCTTGTGgagataaaatcaataatatatttataaacactgATGCTGCTAGACAGTTCCTGAGCAGGCAGCTTTCATGGGTGTCAGCTGGTGAAGATTACTTAGTAGAATACACAGAAAAACCCACtagaataataaaagaaaatgtatcaaaccttacaaattttgtttatgaagGTGTCAAAACGGTGGGCGACAAAGTTGCGACGTTATCGCGACATGTCAGTGGCAGCAGCGACAATAATGACGCTGTAGAGTTGCAAATGCGAAGCCACCATGAGGAGCTCAATTCTCTTATGTACAGCTGCACCTCCAACTGCAATCTTGAAGATCTACACTTCTCTACTAGCACCCTAAGCAGTGAGAAAGAATATGAAGCAGCAAGAAAAAgagaaaaccttaaaaatatgtCCAAACTTGGTAAGAATATTTTAGGTACAGAATTATGGACCTGGGGCGACATATCATATGGGCAGCTAGGAGTAGGAGACACCATCAAAAGGATAAAACCAATGGTGGTCATGAGTTTGTCAGGTTTTGGGCTACAGAAGGTATCTTGTGGTAAATGGCATTGTTCAGCCTTGACCTTGGATGGGCGACTTTTCATGTGGGGCTACAATCAGTTCCATCAAGTTTGTTTTGAGTCCAGAGAAGATAGGAGTGGTCCCAAACAGTTCACAGAGAACTCTGACAGTGATAGGGTCAGAGACATGATAGCTACAGATCACCACACTTTGGCATACACacacaatgaaaatatattttatatgggCAAGCATACAGAAGGATTCACAGATTCTATAGTCAATCTAAATATCAAGAGAGGTAATGAAACCGATAGCCCAAAAGATACAACTGTAAAAGTAACAGATATCCCAAATTTTATAACGAAACCCCAGAACATGTGTTACCATTGGCGAATATTATCGTCAGGTAACATCAGCTATTGCTCAGTAGAAGAATCGTCCAAGTGCCCAGAATTCCAAGACCTGTCTATTGCTCAAAGATATCTAGAAGAAATGCTGTTAATATATCATAATCTAATCAAACCTTTTCTTAagaaaagtaaagtaataaCTTCACATTCCAATATTTACGAAACAGTTTGTGATATTTTTGGTGACATAATAAACATAACTGCTCTGAATGTTCTCTCGATGTGGCAGTACGCCGAGAAACATATAAACGAATGTGatatttctttgataaaaaatttagaagagtttatttatttgtacagaaaGTATTACGTAGCTGTAAGCAATTTGATAGTTATTGGCGGCTTTGCGCAGATTAACAATGTGGTCGATGCGCCGTCTagtgtttataatttgtttagtgACCAACTCCCGACTAACAAgcagaaaaacaacaaaaagaccTTGGAAGCCATAGTAGGTCTAGCATTCGTTCAGCCCCTAACAAGATTGAGTTCTTATAAATGCATAGCTCAATCATTATTGAGGTAtaagacaaaaagaaaaaaggttgaCGGAAAGTCAAATATAGATGAAAGGCTAAATAAAGTTATTACGTCGCTTGATTCATTGATGGATGAACAGGAAAAGAAACGGAAGGAAGCTGACGTCACAAAGTTATTTTGGGAAACGGTAGGCAAGAGTCTGGAGCAGTATCGAACGCCTGAACGGCGACTAGTCAGAGAGTCCAAGTCGCGTCAGCTAAACTTGGTGAATCCTGGTCGCTTCTCATCTCATTGGTTCGTTCTATTCAACGACCTATTCGTCCATGTAAACGGTAGCACTCCTAACGTCCATCCTTTAGAAACGTTATGGGTGGAGCCGATCCCAAATACAGATTCGCTCCAAAATGTAATTCAACTTACTACACCAGAAGAAATTATCTCAGTATCAACGGCTACTGAACAGGAGAAAACAGAATGGATCCATTCATTAAACACGTCGATAAGACTTGTGCTAAATAAGGACAACTTCAAACCGCCGGCGATAAGGACCGCCAGTCACACgttttcaagtaaaaatattttttacaaagatgCGAAATATACAGGGCGGTGGTTGGATGGTAAAATTCATGGAAGTGGTAAAGTAGAGTGGCCTGACGGAAAACTGTATGTTGGGCAATTCCAAATGAATTCGTTATGTGGACATGGCAAAATGGAGATTCCCAATGTAG gtATTTACGAAGGTCAATGGAAGGACAATCTCCAAAACGGTTACGGTATCATGAAATACACCACAGGAGACATTTATGAGGGTTATTTCAAGGACGGTAGTCCACACGGACATGGGATCAAAAAGCAGGGGGATTTCACATCATCGTCCGCCACAATATACACAGGGGAGTGGGTCAATGGCGTGAGGCAAGGTTACGGGGTCATGGACGATATAGGAAAAGGGGAGAAGTATTTGGGAAATTGGAGCGATAATAAGAAGCATGGATGTGGCCTCATTGTGACCTTGGACGGGATTTATTACGAAGGACTGTTCATGCAGGATATTTTGACG GGTCACGGTGTAATGGTATTTGAAGATGGGACTCACTACGAAGGGGAGTTTCGATCAGCTGGTGTGTTCTCAGGGAAAGGAATACTAACATTTTCCAGTGGAGACAAAATTGAAGGGTCGCTCAGCGGAGCCTGGACTGAAGGCGTCAAAATATCGAATGCGACTATGCACTTAAATGTGTCCAATCCCGTGCCCCCAACCAATTCTAAACCTAA CTCATTCGGAAAACTAAGTGTAGCCCCAAACCAGAAATGGAACGCCCTCTTCCGTCAATGCTTCCTCCATTGTCTAGGAGTATCAGAGTCCCTACTCACTCCAACTGGCAACCACCTTGCCAATGGCTCCTCAAATACGATAGACAACGTCAAAATCTGGCAGAATGTGGCTGTGGCACTCTCCTGCTCGCATAAGGAGAGGAATAAGATGTCAAAGAAAAAAGGCAATGACATGGAGAGGTCCGTCGACTGTTTAGAAGTTATACCAGAGTTTGGACAGAAGACCTTAGATTTGGAGAATTATATGGAGCTGAAGCAGTACTTGTACAAT CAGGCCTGCGAATCCACACACCACCCTCTCGGCCTCCTAGTATTAGGGGTAACCAACGCCTTCAACACCACATACGGCGGCGTCAGGGTCCACCCGCTACTCCTCAGCCATGCCGTCAAGGAGTTGAAGAGTATTACAAGTCGGCTGTACCAGGTGGTAAGGTTGCTGTTCCCCGCGTTACCGCCAGAGGGCGCTGATGCTGTACTCTCATATAAGGTGAAGGAAGAAGGTGATGATGAAGAAACGAATCCCATTGATGG AGAGGTGGTATCAGCGGCGTCTCTCCTACAGCCTACCTTACTACCCCGGGTACATCCCGCACTCTTCGTACTATACGCGTTACACAACAAGAGAGAAGACGACCTCTACTGGCGACGGTTGCTCAAGTGGAACAGGCAGCCAGACCTTACGCTCATGGCCTTCTTGGGCATCGATCC AAAATTCTGGGTGGGCTACACACATCCCAACAACCAGCTATCCCCAACATCACCGATAAAGGAACAGCTTTTCCAAGAAGCAGTGGAGACGTTACAACAGTTGAAGACCACCTTCTCCCCTATAGAGAAGCTCCTGGTCATCAGGAGCACCTTCCAGAAGATGACTATTGCTGTGCAGCAAGAGTTGG GTCAGAACTACCTGTGGAGTATGGACGAGTTGTTCCCGGTGTTCCACTTCGTGGTGGTGAGGGCGCGCATCCTGCAGCTGGGCTCCGAGATACACTTCATAGAGGACTTCCTCGAGCCCGCCATGCAACACGGGGAACTTGGACTCATGTTTACCACGCTCAAG GCGTGTTACTTCCAAATACTTCAAGAGAAGATGTCGATCAACTAG